TGTGCTTTCTCTGACGTTACGATTTACTCTGTGATCCGGATTAGTGTCAACAAGCGTTCTCAGTGATCCGGATTGAAGGCGATACATGTAGCCTGTATCCATGCGAAATGTCTGAGTTATTCTGGCCGGATTATTCTATTTTAAGTAGGATTTAGGAATAGGTAAATATGTAGAGTATAGTTTATAATtaatgtcagagagagagagagagagaaagagagagagagagagagagagagagagagagagagagagagagagagagagagagagagagagagagagagagagagagagagagagagagagagagagagagagaagaagaagaagaagaagaagaagaagaagaagaatagtcACATAAACATTTAGCAGAGAAGGCTAGATAAATGACCAACAATTTAATTGTTTGTAAAACGTTTAATGTTATGCAGGTAAACATGTTTTACAGCGAGTGAAAGATGGCTCAAGTCAGTCCAAGCAGCGCGGTCAAGGGTCAGCTGAGAGGGTCAGGTCCCCCAGCCAGGCCAGGCAGGCGGGTCGAGGGCCACCCGGATAGGTGTAGTGAAGGAGGCACTCCGGCAGAAGGTGGACGTTGAGGTCCCTGGCGAAGTGGCCCCGTGAACACGCCCACGGTGGGCGGTCCAGAAGGTAATGGGCGGAGCTCCCAGCGCTGAGTAGGTCCCGGCTGGAGGCACCTGCTAGGGAGACAGAATGAGAAGTGAATgaatgagacagagacagacagagacacagagacagagagtgtTGTAGAAGTGTACCTGTTGGTGGGTGTTTCCGCTGCCACCGTGGACGAAGGCctccctcctgctcctgctggtgttactggaatACTGCGCCACCTCCCGAGGCacgtcctgctcctcctcctcctccagctgcGCCTCCGCCTCCGCCTCCCACAGCCTCCGCAGATACCGCTGACGAGGGCCCAGAGTTCCTGCTTGGCGCCAAGTTTGGCGATTGGCAGATATTGATAACTTATTCAGAAATTGGTATATGTTACGTTCAGAAAACAGCACAAACCCCCagacactaacgtgatatatatatatatatatatatatatatatatatatatatatatatatatatatatatatatatatatatatatatatactttattatgcatttgatggttacaagatatacatgggttgatacaaaaataataatgcaaaaaggtgcttaaaggttatggatctcttgaagaacacaacaatgggaaacattgatgaatgtcacagacgggttcgatcattgttgcaagtcaaacacttcttcgaattcctctgaagttggactagtgcccaagacgcaacaggcatttcccctctgaatcgcaacactgaggcgctggaacaagaaactttttgctctctggtcttttgtagcgctgatcaatttgtcccccaattccttcaggaacttcaatgcacattttccccacgaaccgagggtctccgagccgatcggaacaaagctgtagcagtgtgctagacctctgtatttaataattttctgcgattccctgaaagaagcagcaccaccgctttcacgtgtgctgtagtggaggtaggtactggccagtgtggcagcgcatgtgtagtcccataccacttgcttaccatccttccaaggtagcaaggtgaccccatatatatatatatatatatatatatatatataatatatatatatatatataatatatatatatatatatatatatatatatatatatatatatatatatatatatatatatatatatatgtcgtacctagtagccagaacgcacttctcagcctactatgcaaggccaaatttgcctaataagccaagttttcatgaattaatgttttttcgtctatttaacctacctaacctaacctaacctagctttttttggctacctaaccaaccctacctaggtagggttggttaggttcggtcatatatctacgttaattttaactccaataaaaaaaaattgacctcatacatagagaaaatggttgctttatcatttcataagaaaaacattatagtaaatatattaattcaggaaaacttggcttattaggcaaatcgggccttgaatagtaggctgagaagtgagttctggctactaggtacgacatatatatatatatatatatatatatatatatatatatatatatatatgtcgtacctagtagccagaacgcacttctcagcctactatgcaaggcccgatttgcctaataagtcaagttttcatgaatttatatattttttctaatttttttcttatgaaatgataaagctacccatttcattatgtatgaggtcaattttttttaatggagttaaaattaacgtagatatatgaccgaacctaaccaaccctacctaacctaacctaacctatctttataggttaggttcggttaggtagcagaaaaagttaggttaggttaggttaggtaggttaggtagtcgaaaaaacattaattcatgaaaacttggcttattaggcaaatcgggccttgcatagtaggctgagaagtgcgttctggctactaggtacgacatatatatatatatatatatatatatatatatatatatatatatatatatatatatatgcgttctggctactaggtacgacatatatatatatatatatatatatatatatatatatatatatatatatatatatatatatatatatatatatatatatatatatatatatatgtcgtacctaatagccagaacgtacttatcagcctactattcaaggcccgatttgcctaataagccaagttttcatgaattaatgttttttcgactacctaacctacctaacctaacctaacctaactttttctgctacctaaccgaacctaacctatgaagataggttaggttaggttaggtagggttggtta
The sequence above is a segment of the Procambarus clarkii isolate CNS0578487 chromosome 35, FALCON_Pclarkii_2.0, whole genome shotgun sequence genome. Coding sequences within it:
- the LOC123768579 gene encoding uncharacterized protein; this translates as MGTLGPRQRYLRRLWEAEAEAQLEEEEEQDVPREVAQYSSNTSRSRREAFVHGGSGNTHQQQVPPAGTYSALGAPPITFWTAHRGRVHGATSPGTSTSTFCRSASFTTPIRVALDPPAWPGWGT